A section of the Roseivirga sp. BDSF3-8 genome encodes:
- a CDS encoding Lrp/AsnC family transcriptional regulator produces MAATVKLDKIDRKILEILQNNGRITNAQLSKEIGLSPAPTLERVKKLENSGIIKSYHAKLDMEKIGLGVSTFVHVSLKGHNKENIDVFIKEINQIEEVIECHHITGSGDFFLKIIAKDIVSYQKLMLEKVSEIEVVDNLQTMVILSTFKDSKALPVP; encoded by the coding sequence ATGGCGGCAACAGTTAAGCTTGACAAAATAGACCGTAAAATACTCGAGATACTACAGAACAATGGTCGTATCACGAATGCCCAGCTATCAAAGGAGATAGGCCTTTCTCCGGCCCCTACTCTCGAAAGGGTAAAGAAGCTCGAGAACAGCGGCATCATCAAGAGCTACCATGCCAAACTGGACATGGAAAAGATCGGGCTTGGCGTCAGCACATTTGTGCACGTGAGCCTCAAAGGCCATAACAAAGAAAATATTGATGTTTTCATAAAGGAAATTAACCAGATCGAAGAAGTGATCGAGTGTCATCACATAACTGGTTCCGGTGACTTTTTCCTTAAGATAATTGCCAAAGACATCGTTTCTTATCAGAAACTAATGCTTGAAAAGGTATCTGAGATAGAAGTAGTAGACAATCTGCAGACCATGGTGATTCTGTCTACTTTCAAGGACAGCAAGGCACTGCCTGTTCCCTGA
- a CDS encoding DUF4112 domain-containing protein: MTKTQRLRQLEWAEKVAYFLDSKYRLPGTKFRFGLDPILGLLPVLGDGVSFIISSLLVVQAARTGVSGKVLLKMTGNVLLDFIVGSVPVLGNIFDFVYKANTRNIRLLREYYNEGKHKGSGIGILIVLLLTFILIIAAIAAIISLAIRWAADGFAA, encoded by the coding sequence ATGACAAAAACGCAACGATTAAGGCAACTGGAATGGGCAGAAAAGGTGGCCTACTTCCTCGACTCCAAGTACCGGCTGCCAGGTACAAAATTTCGTTTCGGGCTGGACCCTATACTCGGTTTATTGCCGGTACTGGGTGATGGAGTCTCGTTCATTATATCATCACTGCTGGTGGTGCAGGCTGCCCGCACGGGAGTAAGCGGCAAGGTACTGCTTAAAATGACCGGTAATGTACTGCTGGACTTCATCGTAGGGAGTGTACCCGTGCTGGGAAACATTTTTGACTTTGTATATAAAGCCAATACGCGTAACATACGCCTATTGAGGGAGTACTATAACGAGGGAAAGCATAAAGGGTCAGGGATAGGTATACTGATTGTGCTATTGCTGACCTTTATCCTCATCATTGCAGCCATTGCAGCTATCATAAGTCTTGCTATCCGCTGGGCTGCAGATGGGTTTGCCGCATAA
- a CDS encoding phosphoribosyltransferase family protein, which translates to MKDQQTLILDSNKIEKIVKRIAFQIYENNAVETDLFIAGIWDRGYHLAEMMARELTEISPIKTHLLRIDIDKQDPVSSEVKMDKPVTTVENQRVILVDDVLNTGRTLFYALEPFMNISLQKLEIAVLVNRSHACFGVYPQYTGYELATTLEEHIHVSFEEEPKGVFLR; encoded by the coding sequence ATGAAAGACCAACAGACCCTGATACTAGATAGCAATAAGATCGAAAAGATTGTCAAGCGCATTGCTTTTCAGATATATGAGAATAACGCTGTAGAGACTGACCTGTTTATTGCCGGTATCTGGGACCGTGGGTATCACCTTGCCGAAATGATGGCCAGAGAGCTAACGGAGATAAGCCCGATAAAAACTCATCTGCTACGTATCGATATTGATAAGCAGGATCCGGTGTCTTCTGAAGTAAAAATGGATAAGCCTGTAACTACGGTGGAAAACCAGCGGGTAATTCTGGTAGATGACGTGTTGAACACCGGCCGAACGTTGTTTTACGCATTGGAGCCATTTATGAATATCAGCCTCCAAAAACTGGAGATTGCTGTCTTGGTAAACAGAAGCCATGCCTGCTTTGGCGTCTATCCGCAGTACACAGGTTATGAGCTTGCCACCACATTGGAAGAGCATATTCATGTGTCATTTGAAGAAGAACCAAAAGGTGTTTTCTTAAGATAA